A stretch of the Clostridium fungisolvens genome encodes the following:
- a CDS encoding NUDIX hydrolase, whose amino-acid sequence MKVLAENKSGQQLLEYKKVTEKDLLESTEIRPVTSSFAFVRCYGKYLVAHNKWRNQWEFPAGKIEEGETYRECAVRELFEETNQKIRDFQFKGVFKIYDKKKEEIRYRTAYFADIDHIDDFKENDEMEDIMLWDLKSHIGDFDEVDKKMLELILLN is encoded by the coding sequence ATGAAGGTTTTAGCAGAGAATAAAAGTGGTCAACAGTTATTAGAATACAAAAAAGTTACGGAGAAAGATTTACTGGAAAGTACTGAAATTAGACCGGTCACAAGTTCATTTGCATTTGTAAGATGCTATGGAAAGTATTTGGTTGCTCATAATAAGTGGAGAAATCAGTGGGAATTTCCTGCTGGTAAGATTGAAGAAGGAGAGACTTATAGGGAGTGTGCAGTAAGGGAGTTATTTGAAGAAACTAATCAGAAAATACGTGATTTTCAGTTTAAAGGAGTATTTAAGATATATGATAAAAAAAAGGAAGAGATACGATACAGAACGGCATATTTTGCAGATATAGACCATATTGATGATTTTAAAGAAAATGATGAGATGGAAGATATTATGCTTTGGGATTTAAAGAGCCATATAGGGGATTTTGATGAAGTAGATAAAAAGATGCTGGAGCTAATTTTGCTTAATTAA
- a CDS encoding methyl-accepting chemotaxis protein, with product MRLQLQKKGLSIRHKIIGGFIILVLFSSLSVGIYTYYKTKENIETTIGNTALNIVKSILSTIDAKEFSNLQNKEDMNSDYYKSLQSHLSDIRKSTGLKYLYTMRKTNDNKYIYVVDGTPTDDENFSALGNEEESVTNIFKESFNGTSGYEFHSDEWGNLISAYTPIKDTSGNIVGVLAADFDANIMVNQLNKFKFNICVLVVAIIVVGIIIGEIFSIFLVRSLNKLKKKAELIKNGDLTIKFDKIGDDEIGELTQSFGEMVNNISVITSEIKNNTKEVNSEITEMHKSFTETSNTAEEITQVINEIATGSLEQTNRINEVSTTMDEVFRQVENSVQKANIVSSSSDTSLNNTKAALNLFKTSIEKVTTVTDTIESTAIIIKELDSKSKEINAFSETISEITSQTNLLSLNAAIEAARAGEQGKGFAIVANEIKDLAEQSSNASSQISEIANSMQNEILNAMKAIEKGVGHANESVASVNKVDSYLSDLQRSSVDTNIKIKEIISSIYIIEQTCKDSLNRIHELDDISRSFSAGSQQAAASTEEQAAIMYQVKVNMKNIKDMTDRLNNVVNKFKVE from the coding sequence ATGAGGCTGCAATTGCAAAAAAAGGGGTTATCAATACGTCATAAAATTATAGGAGGTTTTATTATTCTAGTATTATTCTCTTCACTGTCAGTAGGTATTTATACTTACTATAAGACAAAAGAGAATATAGAAACTACAATAGGTAATACAGCATTAAATATAGTTAAATCTATTTTAAGCACAATTGACGCAAAAGAATTTAGTAATCTCCAAAATAAAGAAGATATGAATTCAGACTATTACAAAAGTCTTCAATCACATCTAAGCGATATAAGAAAATCTACTGGTCTGAAATATCTATATACGATGCGTAAGACTAATGATAACAAATACATATATGTGGTTGATGGTACACCTACAGATGACGAAAACTTTTCTGCACTAGGTAATGAAGAAGAATCAGTTACAAATATTTTTAAAGAAAGTTTTAATGGTACCTCAGGATATGAATTTCATTCAGATGAATGGGGAAATCTTATTTCTGCATATACTCCAATTAAAGATACCTCAGGTAATATAGTTGGAGTACTTGCTGCTGACTTCGATGCCAACATTATGGTTAATCAACTTAATAAATTTAAATTTAATATATGTGTTCTTGTAGTTGCAATAATTGTTGTTGGAATAATTATCGGCGAAATCTTTTCTATTTTCTTAGTACGCTCTTTAAATAAACTTAAAAAGAAAGCGGAGTTAATAAAAAATGGTGACCTGACAATAAAATTTGATAAAATCGGCGATGATGAAATCGGCGAGTTAACTCAGTCTTTCGGAGAAATGGTTAATAACATTTCTGTTATAACAAGTGAGATAAAAAATAATACTAAGGAAGTTAATTCTGAAATAACCGAAATGCATAAAAGTTTTACTGAAACAAGTAATACAGCAGAAGAAATTACTCAAGTTATAAATGAAATAGCTACAGGTTCCTTAGAGCAAACAAATCGTATTAATGAAGTTTCAACAACAATGGATGAAGTTTTTAGGCAAGTTGAAAATTCAGTTCAAAAAGCTAACATTGTTTCTTCTTCATCTGATACATCACTAAATAATACTAAAGCTGCTCTAAATCTATTTAAAACTTCTATAGAAAAAGTAACTACAGTAACAGATACTATAGAATCCACTGCAATAATTATTAAAGAACTTGATAGCAAATCAAAAGAGATTAATGCTTTTAGTGAAACTATTTCAGAAATAACTAGTCAGACTAACTTATTATCACTCAACGCTGCTATTGAAGCTGCTAGGGCTGGAGAACAAGGTAAGGGATTTGCCATAGTTGCAAATGAGATTAAAGATTTAGCCGAACAATCAAGTAATGCAAGCAGTCAAATAAGTGAAATTGCAAATTCTATGCAAAATGAAATCTTGAATGCAATGAAAGCAATTGAAAAAGGCGTCGGACATGCAAATGAAAGTGTAGCTTCTGTAAATAAGGTTGATAGTTATTTATCAGATCTTCAAAGATCAAGCGTTGACACTAATATTAAAATAAAAGAAATTATTAGTTCTATATACATAATTGAACAAACTTGTAAGGATTCCTTAAATAGGATTCATGAACTTGATGATATATCAAGAAGTTTTAGTGCTGGTAGTCAACAGGCAGCTGCTTCAACTGAAGAACAAGCTGCTATTATGTACCAAGTAAAAGTTAATATGAAAAATATTAAAGATATGACTGATAGACTTAACAATGTTGTAAATAAATTTAAAGTTGAATAA
- a CDS encoding PAS domain-containing sensor histidine kinase — MDANLIFNKIEPFIVEDKGVITEVDYSLLQLTGYNEEDFLCKNINEVWKLLTKTDLDVLKLNKEIIIFTKDLEAKIVTIIKCEENFSKKVLYKFIQKYELSFEERHGFLEKLIIDERFGIGIHLAQDFTLIKSNETFLKFFEQPFRTKEMCYGKKLSDLIPSFSGSKEETIWKGIVSSNQSCYMSERKGLLPDNDRYWDYNIIPISEDGEVKYVVAMIEDVTARVSSREHIRVKNEQLEAVFDSVEDIIIMVDKDENYLGGNKSSKALYDLYKRNRKLEDARFKVYNYDREEVSLEQLDLNLVREGKAIKNTKIIVELENDIKYYELSGNPIFDESGNVSYGVFILHDITKEVIRTKVIEKQNRELEAIIECVDDVVTVVDKDGRYIRKSTKEGNKYVRDNQVFSHISSNTKFYDFDGNLIPVEQLCTARLLRGEKIKNYKSMTTVDDEEIYISVSAIPIFDDLGQFEMGVMVTHDISELMQSYVKIEKQKKELEVIIENMRDGLTVLDKNGNVIRINKAFTEIMKKGMTVKPTFSYVSETMKFGQVYYNEKGEVLSKEELPSIRVLNGERVEQQRVMVKNGAKNYYVDFYGTPIYDKNGQLQYGIIIGHHITEMMEKEKKIREQQELLYKAEKSRREALEKALIMKDEFISLITHEFKTPLNVIYSAIQLIEHVYIKEIPERVSNLIGNIKQNTFRQLRLVNNLLDITRLNSGHFKINLKNVDIVYLTGMITDSVKLYANQKKINLSFNTNVKSKFIAMDDEKYERIILNLLSNAIKFTPEDGAISVTINADNDKDRIFIIVKDTGIGIPKAKKNIIFERFGQVDSNLSRQAEGTGIGLSLVKLLVENLDGTISVESEIGAGSSFTVGFPMKEYVENEKNYNCVDADTRLITAISVEFSDIYF; from the coding sequence TTGGACGCAAATTTAATTTTCAACAAGATAGAGCCATTCATAGTAGAAGATAAAGGGGTAATAACAGAAGTTGATTATAGTCTATTGCAGTTAACTGGTTACAATGAAGAGGATTTTCTTTGCAAGAATATAAATGAAGTATGGAAATTATTAACCAAAACAGATCTAGATGTTTTGAAGTTGAATAAAGAAATAATTATTTTTACCAAAGATTTAGAAGCTAAAATTGTAACTATTATAAAATGTGAAGAAAACTTTAGTAAAAAAGTTTTATATAAATTTATACAAAAATATGAATTGAGTTTTGAGGAAAGACATGGATTTTTGGAAAAGTTAATAATTGATGAGAGATTTGGTATTGGGATTCACTTAGCTCAAGACTTTACCTTAATAAAATCAAATGAAACTTTTTTGAAATTCTTTGAACAACCATTCAGAACTAAAGAAATGTGTTATGGAAAAAAACTTAGTGATTTGATTCCTAGTTTTAGCGGATCAAAGGAAGAAACAATATGGAAAGGAATAGTAAGTTCAAATCAATCCTGTTATATGTCTGAGAGGAAAGGATTATTGCCAGATAATGATAGATATTGGGATTATAATATAATACCTATTTCAGAAGATGGAGAGGTAAAATATGTTGTTGCCATGATTGAGGATGTTACTGCAAGAGTTTCAAGTAGAGAACATATAAGAGTTAAAAATGAACAACTAGAAGCTGTTTTCGATAGTGTTGAAGATATAATAATTATGGTGGATAAAGATGAAAATTATTTAGGTGGAAACAAATCATCGAAAGCGCTATATGACTTATATAAGAGAAATAGAAAACTAGAAGATGCACGGTTTAAAGTCTACAATTATGATAGAGAAGAAGTAAGTTTAGAACAGCTAGATTTGAATTTAGTACGTGAAGGTAAAGCTATAAAAAATACGAAAATAATAGTAGAACTTGAAAATGATATTAAATATTATGAACTCAGTGGTAATCCTATATTTGATGAAAGTGGGAATGTATCATATGGTGTTTTTATACTTCATGACATTACTAAAGAAGTAATAAGAACAAAAGTTATTGAGAAACAGAATAGAGAATTAGAAGCTATTATTGAATGCGTAGATGATGTTGTAACCGTGGTAGATAAAGATGGTCGATATATTCGAAAGAGTACAAAAGAAGGAAATAAATATGTTAGAGATAACCAAGTTTTTTCTCACATTTCTTCAAATACCAAGTTTTATGATTTTGATGGCAATTTAATTCCTGTTGAACAATTATGTACAGCAAGGTTACTACGTGGTGAAAAAATTAAAAATTATAAAAGCATGACAACTGTGGATGATGAAGAAATTTACATAAGTGTAAGCGCAATCCCAATCTTTGATGATTTAGGACAGTTTGAGATGGGAGTTATGGTAACACACGACATTTCAGAATTGATGCAGTCTTATGTGAAAATAGAAAAACAAAAAAAGGAACTTGAAGTTATCATTGAAAATATGAGAGACGGATTAACTGTACTTGATAAGAATGGGAATGTTATAAGGATTAATAAGGCATTCACAGAAATTATGAAAAAAGGAATGACTGTAAAGCCTACCTTTAGTTATGTTTCAGAGACCATGAAATTTGGACAAGTGTATTATAATGAAAAAGGGGAGGTTTTATCAAAAGAGGAGCTTCCTTCAATCAGAGTTTTGAATGGTGAGAGAGTAGAACAACAGAGGGTTATGGTTAAGAATGGAGCGAAAAACTATTATGTGGATTTCTATGGAACACCTATTTATGATAAGAATGGTCAGTTACAATATGGTATTATAATAGGTCATCATATCACTGAAATGATGGAAAAGGAAAAAAAGATCAGAGAACAGCAAGAGCTACTATATAAAGCAGAGAAAAGTAGAAGAGAAGCTTTAGAAAAGGCTCTTATAATGAAGGATGAGTTTATATCCTTAATTACTCATGAGTTCAAGACGCCTTTAAATGTTATATATTCAGCTATACAACTAATAGAACACGTATATATAAAGGAAATTCCAGAAAGGGTAAGTAATCTAATAGGTAATATAAAACAAAATACATTTAGGCAACTTAGGTTAGTAAATAACCTCCTAGATATAACAAGATTAAATTCAGGTCATTTCAAGATAAATCTAAAAAATGTAGATATAGTTTATTTGACTGGAATGATTACAGATTCAGTAAAGTTATATGCAAATCAGAAAAAAATCAATTTATCTTTCAACACAAATGTGAAAAGTAAATTTATAGCAATGGATGATGAAAAATATGAAAGAATAATATTAAATTTACTCTCAAATGCCATAAAGTTTACTCCGGAAGATGGAGCAATTTCTGTAACTATCAATGCAGATAATGATAAAGATCGTATTTTTATTATTGTAAAAGATACTGGGATTGGTATACCGAAAGCTAAGAAAAATATAATTTTTGAAAGATTTGGACAGGTAGATAGTAATCTATCAAGACAAGCCGAAGGAACAGGTATTGGCTTATCACTTGTAAAACTTTTAGTGGAAAACTTGGACGGAACCATATCAGTTGAAAGTGAGATAGGAGCAGGAAGCTCATTTACAGTTGGATTTCCTATGAAAGAGTATGTTGAAAATGAAAAAAACTATAACTGTGTTGACGCGGATACTAGGCTAATAACTGCTATTAGTGTAGAGTTTTCAGATATTTATTTTTGA
- a CDS encoding ferredoxin, translating to MKACVDKEACIGCGLCASISSRVFCMEDDGKAVATEDEILDSDLNDTEEAASSCPVSAITLE from the coding sequence ATGAAAGCTTGTGTAGATAAAGAAGCATGTATAGGATGTGGACTTTGTGCATCGATTAGCTCAAGAGTATTTTGTATGGAGGATGATGGAAAGGCAGTTGCAACTGAGGATGAGATACTAGACTCAGATCTTAATGATACAGAAGAGGCTGCTAGTTCATGCCCAGTTAGTGCTATAACCTTAGAGTAA
- a CDS encoding phage holin family protein, with protein sequence MQELYKLENAWYVKIIFAAITTLFAPFKLALLVLCAMIIIDTITGCIYAARIKRLNSRGLRRGLDKILVYSICILVVRLLEIGVQEIFSTTLLTEFITAYLILTESFSALENLNSLGAPLPLRIKKIILANIKNDTLRQIVIEDENKKNYNDEISDIKQYCLPNINDENIKRVMLIMINEWTKFINILDKELDEAEGYSNDLILCKVLSLVEATKKTTRDIWIDEGISKNYMERFMIYHKVRLDKYLTELEFICESSDSIEKKKKLIIEKLIILMYITVSDSQKSISEEL encoded by the coding sequence ATGCAGGAACTATATAAGTTAGAAAATGCTTGGTATGTAAAAATAATATTTGCTGCAATAACAACTTTATTTGCACCATTTAAATTAGCTTTACTTGTGCTATGTGCAATGATAATAATTGATACAATAACTGGATGTATTTATGCAGCTAGAATTAAAAGATTAAACAGTAGAGGATTAAGAAGAGGCTTAGATAAAATATTAGTTTACTCAATTTGTATTTTAGTTGTAAGACTTTTAGAAATAGGAGTACAAGAGATTTTTAGTACAACTCTTCTTACTGAATTTATTACAGCTTATCTCATTCTTACTGAAAGTTTTAGTGCACTAGAAAATCTTAATTCTTTAGGAGCACCATTACCATTAAGAATTAAAAAAATAATCTTGGCCAATATAAAGAATGATACTTTAAGGCAAATTGTGATTGAGGACGAAAATAAAAAGAATTACAATGATGAAATATCTGATATAAAACAGTATTGCTTGCCTAATATAAATGATGAAAACATTAAAAGAGTCATGCTGATAATGATAAATGAGTGGACAAAATTTATAAATATACTGGACAAAGAATTAGATGAAGCTGAAGGGTATAGCAATGATTTGATTTTATGTAAGGTATTATCTTTAGTGGAAGCTACTAAAAAGACTACTAGAGATATTTGGATAGATGAAGGTATATCTAAAAATTATATGGAAAGATTCATGATTTATCATAAGGTTAGACTGGACAAGTATTTAACAGAATTAGAATTTATATGCGAGAGTAGTGATTCCATTGAGAAGAAGAAAAAACTAATAATAGAAAAGCTTATTATTTTGATGTATATCACTGTTTCAGACAGCCAAAAAAGTATAAGTGAAGAATTGTAA
- the thrS gene encoding threonine--tRNA ligase, translating to MLKVILKDGSVIDSNEEEGRRALRHTAAHILAQAVKRLYPGAKLTIGPAIDSGFYYDFDMEETLTIDSLKAIEEEMKIIIKEDLKLERSVLSRAVALMLMEEKGESYKVELINDLPEDEELTFFKQGDFIDLCAGPHVLSTSKVKAVKLLSVAGAYWRGNEKNKMLQRVYGTAFAKKSELDQYLNMLEEAKKRDHRKLGKELKLFSLMNEGPGFPFFLPNGVVLKNKLIEYWRELHRKYGYEEIETPLILNRDLWQTSGHWYHYKENMYTVNIDEEEYAIKPMNCPGGMLVYKSESHSYKELPIRAAELGRVHRHELSGALHGLMRVRAFTQDDAHIFMLPEQIKDEIKSVIKLINEVYSRFGFKYNVELSTRPENSMGSDSEWEIAEESLKNALEEINMSFKINPGDGAFYGPKIDFHLEDSIGRTWQCGTIQLDFQLPQRFDLEYVGSDGEKHKPIVIHRVIFGSIERFIGILIEHFEGKFPTWISPVQVKVLPISDQFNEYADEVVKKLEENHIRVKIDNRVEKIGYKIREARNERVPYIIIVGEKERNTKTISLRSRKNGEEGSVNIEDFLSNIDNEIRLKQL from the coding sequence ATGTTAAAAGTTATTTTAAAAGATGGAAGTGTTATTGATTCAAATGAAGAAGAAGGAAGAAGGGCTTTAAGGCATACCGCAGCACACATATTAGCTCAAGCGGTAAAACGCTTATATCCAGGTGCTAAACTAACTATAGGTCCAGCAATTGATAGTGGATTCTATTACGATTTTGATATGGAAGAAACACTTACTATAGATTCGCTTAAAGCAATTGAAGAAGAAATGAAGATAATAATTAAGGAAGACTTAAAACTTGAAAGGAGTGTATTATCTAGAGCGGTTGCATTAATGCTTATGGAGGAAAAAGGTGAAAGTTATAAGGTGGAACTTATAAATGATTTACCAGAAGATGAAGAGTTAACTTTCTTTAAACAAGGTGACTTTATTGATTTATGTGCAGGTCCACATGTACTTTCTACTTCAAAGGTAAAAGCTGTTAAGCTACTATCAGTTGCAGGGGCTTATTGGAGAGGCAATGAGAAAAATAAGATGCTCCAAAGAGTTTATGGTACTGCCTTTGCAAAAAAGAGTGAGTTAGATCAATATTTAAATATGTTGGAAGAAGCCAAAAAACGAGACCATAGAAAGCTTGGAAAAGAACTTAAGCTATTTTCTTTAATGAATGAAGGACCAGGATTTCCATTTTTTCTTCCAAATGGTGTAGTATTGAAAAATAAGTTAATTGAGTACTGGAGAGAACTTCATAGAAAGTATGGATATGAGGAAATTGAAACACCACTTATATTAAACAGAGATCTATGGCAGACTTCAGGACATTGGTATCATTATAAGGAAAACATGTACACAGTAAATATTGATGAAGAGGAATATGCAATAAAGCCAATGAATTGTCCTGGTGGAATGTTAGTATACAAATCTGAGTCACATTCTTACAAAGAGCTTCCGATTAGAGCTGCAGAACTGGGAAGAGTGCATAGACATGAGCTTTCTGGTGCTTTACATGGGCTTATGAGAGTAAGAGCCTTTACTCAAGATGATGCGCATATATTCATGTTACCTGAGCAAATCAAAGATGAGATAAAGAGCGTAATTAAACTTATAAATGAAGTATATTCACGATTTGGTTTTAAATATAATGTTGAACTTTCAACAAGACCGGAGAATTCAATGGGAAGTGATAGTGAATGGGAAATTGCTGAAGAATCACTTAAAAATGCCTTAGAGGAAATAAATATGTCTTTTAAGATTAACCCAGGAGATGGAGCTTTTTATGGTCCTAAAATAGATTTTCATCTTGAAGATAGTATTGGCAGGACATGGCAATGTGGCACAATACAACTAGATTTTCAGCTTCCTCAAAGGTTTGATTTAGAGTATGTTGGTAGTGATGGTGAAAAGCATAAACCTATTGTTATACACAGAGTAATTTTCGGAAGCATTGAAAGATTCATTGGGATACTAATAGAACATTTTGAAGGAAAATTTCCAACTTGGATATCACCAGTTCAAGTTAAAGTACTTCCTATATCAGATCAGTTTAATGAGTATGCAGATGAAGTAGTAAAAAAACTAGAAGAAAATCATATTAGAGTTAAGATAGATAATAGAGTCGAGAAGATAGGTTATAAGATTAGAGAAGCTAGAAATGAAAGAGTGCCTTATATTATAATTGTGGGTGAAAAAGAAAGAAATACAAAAACAATTTCTCTCAGAAGCAGAAAAAATGGTGAAGAAGGTTCTGTAAATATTGAAGATTTTTTATCTAATATCGATAACGAAATAAGGCTAAAACAACTATAA
- a CDS encoding HD-GYP domain-containing protein: MKLKYIHKKIRWELFENNSKLFKFITLITFFVAIIIEIYDSSNHPNPTFVLIMIASGISLFNIYQHLFISFATVAVNTYFSPFFQRDPLNGSIHDIIHYLMYFFPNWISYFLIGFIITYLIKVHSKHNKDTVDFIKTLARTIESRDSYTASHSKNVAKYSEIIAERLKYSKADCETVYVGALLHDIGKIGISDGILNKPIKLSKEEYKLIQQHPTIGHDMLKLVENFNENKILDMILYHHERYDGLGYPNGLIGDEIPQCAAIIAVADAFDAMTSNRVYRKSLDPNYAINELSKNAGTQFDPLVTAVFIKYLLENPIDSHYKGDLILQNLS, from the coding sequence ATGAAATTGAAATATATCCATAAAAAGATTAGGTGGGAACTTTTCGAAAACAATTCTAAATTGTTCAAGTTTATTACTCTCATAACTTTTTTTGTTGCAATAATTATAGAAATATATGATTCTAGCAATCATCCTAATCCTACATTTGTTCTTATAATGATTGCTTCAGGAATATCTCTTTTCAATATATATCAGCATTTATTTATAAGCTTTGCTACTGTAGCTGTAAACACATATTTTTCTCCATTTTTCCAAAGAGATCCACTTAATGGATCAATTCATGATATTATCCACTATTTGATGTACTTTTTTCCAAACTGGATTTCTTATTTTTTAATAGGCTTCATTATTACTTATTTAATAAAGGTCCATAGCAAACATAATAAAGATACTGTAGATTTTATTAAAACTTTAGCGAGAACTATCGAATCAAGAGATTCTTACACAGCATCCCATTCTAAAAATGTTGCTAAATATTCTGAGATTATTGCAGAAAGATTAAAATATTCTAAGGCTGATTGTGAAACAGTCTATGTTGGTGCGCTACTTCATGACATCGGTAAAATAGGTATAAGCGATGGTATATTAAATAAGCCAATAAAGCTCAGTAAAGAAGAATATAAGCTAATCCAGCAACATCCAACAATTGGACATGATATGCTTAAATTAGTAGAGAACTTTAATGAAAACAAAATATTAGATATGATTTTATATCACCACGAAAGATACGATGGACTTGGTTATCCTAATGGGCTGATAGGAGATGAAATTCCTCAATGTGCTGCTATAATAGCAGTTGCTGATGCATTTGACGCTATGACTTCAAATAGAGTTTATAGAAAAAGTCTCGATCCAAACTATGCAATTAATGAATTAAGTAAAAATGCTGGAACTCAATTTGACCCACTAGTTACTGCTGTATTTATTAAATATCTATTGGAAAATCCTATTGATTCTCACTATAAAGGCGATTTAATTTTACAAAATCTAAGCTAG
- a CDS encoding PTS sugar transporter subunit IIB, with protein MIKILLCCLGGFSSSALAQKVEKEILDNNMQNDFYIEFSPFQLAVKKVSEFDIIVCCPHLITDVKKIIKTLNPDIPIYILPPRMYGMMSFNELSLDAVDAIELYKTNRINPVYFPGEDNTLRVTRHVAYRKTKV; from the coding sequence ATGATAAAGATTCTTTTATGTTGTCTTGGGGGATTCTCTTCAAGTGCTTTGGCTCAAAAAGTTGAAAAGGAGATATTAGATAATAATATGCAAAATGATTTTTATATCGAGTTTTCACCATTTCAATTAGCTGTAAAGAAAGTTTCTGAGTTTGATATTATAGTATGTTGTCCTCATTTAATTACAGATGTAAAAAAAATTATAAAAACTTTAAATCCTGATATACCTATTTATATTCTTCCACCAAGGATGTATGGAATGATGAGCTTTAATGAGTTATCATTAGATGCTGTTGATGCTATTGAGTTATACAAGACCAATAGAATTAATCCAGTGTATTTTCCTGGAGAAGATAATACCTTAAGGGTTACTAGGCATGTAGCTTATAGAAAAACTAAGGTTTAA
- a CDS encoding tRNA-uridine aminocarboxypropyltransferase — MDSIYKVKQITKLYKSCDKCGLPDINCICNTISKVNTKAKIWILSTEKEFYRPSNTARILKLVNPESTDIYLWERTKKPEELIKNIKQDIYDVYLVFPEESRDVESVEVMNNHADKIPAFILLDGTWKEAKKILRRSEYLKELPRISLSVDFKSEYNLRRGVVEGNLCTIEAAIEVIRKNNELENADKINKVFKMFLEGFKFGLCGQKISDI, encoded by the coding sequence ATGGATTCGATTTATAAGGTTAAACAAATCACAAAACTATATAAAAGTTGCGATAAATGTGGTCTTCCTGATATAAATTGTATTTGCAATACAATTTCGAAAGTTAATACTAAAGCAAAGATATGGATACTATCCACAGAGAAAGAATTCTATAGACCTTCTAATACTGCAAGAATTTTAAAATTAGTAAATCCAGAATCAACAGATATATATTTATGGGAAAGAACTAAAAAGCCTGAAGAGTTAATCAAAAACATAAAGCAGGATATTTATGATGTATATCTTGTTTTTCCAGAAGAAAGCAGAGATGTAGAAAGTGTTGAAGTTATGAATAATCATGCAGATAAAATTCCCGCATTTATTCTTTTAGACGGAACATGGAAAGAAGCTAAGAAGATACTTAGGAGAAGTGAATATTTAAAGGAACTTCCGAGAATTTCACTGAGTGTGGATTTTAAATCTGAATATAATTTAAGAAGAGGAGTTGTTGAAGGAAATTTATGCACTATAGAAGCAGCAATTGAAGTAATAAGAAAGAATAATGAATTAGAGAATGCTGATAAAATTAATAAAGTCTTTAAAATGTTTCTTGAGGGCTTTAAATTTGGATTATGTGGACAGAAGATAAGTGATATATAG